One segment of Amycolatopsis alba DSM 44262 DNA contains the following:
- a CDS encoding ABC transporter permease produces the protein MTGLLLRRLRDLVIILVIVGTMMFFVIRLIPGDPAQAILGPTARPSDVDALRESMGLNGPLWEQYLSWAGNVLHGDFGTSITYHAPVLGVVADHILPTLTLAVLSTVISFFLSVAITSWQAVSPRNPVARALDRLSALGMAMPDFWISLMLVLVFSVTLRWFPSSGYENLFTDPATAVPALVLPLTVLVIGQTALFVLTLRESLLGELPLAYLRTARVKGLSERQVMTKHVLPNALMPLITQLGSNFAMLVGGIVIIESIFVVPGLGHLLMGAVSTRDFPLIQGVTLFVAVLFVLVNLLVDLSYALLDPKVRVS, from the coding sequence ATGACCGGTCTGCTGCTGCGCAGGCTGCGCGATCTGGTGATCATCCTGGTGATCGTCGGGACGATGATGTTCTTCGTCATCCGGCTGATCCCCGGCGACCCGGCGCAGGCCATCCTCGGCCCGACCGCGCGACCGTCCGATGTGGACGCACTGCGGGAGAGCATGGGGCTCAACGGGCCGTTGTGGGAGCAGTACCTCAGCTGGGCCGGGAACGTGCTGCACGGCGATTTCGGCACGTCGATCACCTATCACGCGCCGGTGCTCGGCGTGGTCGCCGACCACATCCTGCCGACGCTGACCCTGGCCGTGCTGTCCACGGTGATCAGCTTCTTCCTCTCGGTCGCGATCACCTCCTGGCAGGCGGTGTCGCCGCGCAATCCGGTGGCCCGCGCGCTGGACCGGCTTTCCGCGCTCGGTATGGCGATGCCGGACTTCTGGATCTCATTGATGCTCGTGCTGGTGTTCTCGGTGACGCTGCGCTGGTTCCCTTCCAGCGGCTACGAAAACCTGTTCACCGATCCGGCGACGGCGGTGCCCGCGCTGGTGCTGCCGCTGACCGTGCTGGTCATCGGGCAGACCGCGTTGTTCGTGCTCACCCTGCGCGAAAGCCTGCTCGGTGAGCTGCCGCTGGCGTATCTGCGCACCGCGCGGGTCAAGGGGCTGTCCGAGCGGCAGGTCATGACCAAACATGTCCTGCCGAACGCGCTCATGCCGCTGATCACCCAGCTGGGCAGCAACTTCGCCATGCTGGTCGGCGGGATCGTGATCATCGAGTCCATCTTCGTCGTACCCGGTCTGGGCCATCTGCTGATGGGCGCGGTGTCCACTCGCGACTTCCCGCTGATCCAGGGTGTGACGCTGTTCGTCGCGGTGCTGTTCGTCCTGGTCAACCTGCTGGTGGACCTGTCGTACGCGCTGCTCGACCCGAAGGTGCGTGTGTCGTGA
- a CDS encoding ABC transporter substrate-binding protein — protein MRRTLTSAALGMATVLLLSSCMGGQAGGGAADGPPKPGGNLNVAVPTDPQSLDMVANPGQVTAHIGNMMYEKLFEVDRSFTSRPMLVDDYTTSPDRLTYTFKLRQGVTFHDGNPLTSEDVVASLKRWQQVHRTGQLVTPDIEAITPTDPATVTIKLKQPRYPLINELAGAGTEIYEAKNLTGVAPTGFAQDKAIGTGPYKLKSWDIGRELVLERYTGYKSRSEEDWGGQAGAKHAYLDTVTYKVVSDQDALINGLQTGQWDHIMPTNDQYETLRNNPAVVVHNLPGGNDNVVIPNFNKGSKFADPRAREALNLLLDKPAINAATGGSKDLTIETGAFASPDNKQFYSTAGEEVYKKHDPEKAKQLLAEAGITAGATIRIVTTNSYPEFGKWAVLIQDSLSKIGINTKIDTFDFATMLGTLTKEPGGWDITTLFFDSALTSPAQMPALTLGTLNGSTSPELDGLMAEFNASTTPEQAKAVVDKLQAFTWKQLSVITLSQSKLYAAYSPKLKGYGDFYRVFWNTWLAS, from the coding sequence ATGAGACGAACCCTGACCTCGGCCGCCCTCGGTATGGCGACCGTCCTGCTGCTCAGCTCGTGTATGGGAGGGCAGGCCGGCGGTGGAGCCGCGGACGGGCCGCCGAAGCCCGGCGGCAACCTCAACGTCGCCGTGCCCACCGACCCGCAGTCGCTCGACATGGTCGCGAACCCCGGCCAGGTGACCGCGCACATCGGCAACATGATGTACGAGAAGCTGTTCGAGGTGGACCGGAGCTTCACGTCCCGGCCCATGCTGGTCGACGACTACACCACGAGCCCGGACAGGCTCACCTACACCTTCAAGCTGCGCCAGGGCGTCACCTTCCACGACGGCAACCCGCTGACGTCCGAGGACGTCGTGGCGAGCCTCAAGCGGTGGCAGCAGGTGCACCGCACCGGCCAGCTGGTCACCCCGGACATCGAGGCGATCACGCCGACCGACCCGGCGACGGTGACCATCAAGCTCAAGCAGCCGCGGTACCCGCTGATCAACGAGCTCGCCGGCGCGGGCACGGAGATCTACGAGGCGAAGAACCTCACCGGCGTCGCGCCGACCGGGTTCGCCCAGGACAAGGCGATCGGGACCGGGCCGTACAAGCTGAAGAGCTGGGACATCGGCCGTGAACTGGTGCTGGAGCGCTACACCGGCTACAAGTCCCGGTCCGAAGAGGACTGGGGCGGCCAGGCGGGCGCCAAGCACGCGTACCTGGACACCGTGACCTACAAGGTGGTCTCCGACCAGGACGCGCTGATCAACGGCCTGCAGACCGGCCAGTGGGATCACATCATGCCCACGAACGACCAGTACGAGACGCTGCGCAACAACCCGGCCGTGGTCGTGCACAACCTGCCCGGTGGCAACGACAACGTCGTGATCCCGAACTTCAACAAGGGTTCGAAATTCGCCGATCCCCGTGCCCGCGAGGCGCTCAACCTGCTGCTCGACAAGCCCGCGATCAACGCGGCCACCGGCGGCAGCAAGGACCTCACCATCGAGACCGGCGCCTTCGCGTCGCCGGACAACAAGCAGTTCTATTCGACAGCCGGTGAAGAGGTCTACAAGAAGCACGATCCGGAGAAGGCGAAGCAGCTGCTGGCCGAGGCCGGGATCACCGCCGGCGCGACGATCCGCATCGTCACCACGAACTCGTACCCGGAGTTCGGCAAGTGGGCCGTGCTGATCCAGGACAGCCTGTCGAAGATCGGTATCAACACCAAGATCGACACCTTCGACTTCGCCACCATGCTCGGCACGCTGACCAAGGAACCGGGCGGCTGGGACATCACCACGCTGTTCTTCGACTCGGCGCTGACGTCGCCCGCGCAGATGCCCGCGCTCACCCTGGGCACGCTGAACGGTTCGACCTCCCCCGAGCTGGACGGGCTCATGGCGGAGTTCAACGCCTCGACGACCCCGGAGCAGGCGAAAGCGGTGGTGGACAAGCTGCAGGCGTTCACCTGGAAGCAGCTTTCGGTGATCACCCTGAGCCAGTCCAAGCTGTACGCGGCCTACTCCCCCAAGCTCAAGGGCTACGGCGACTTCTACCGCGTCTTCTGGAACACCTGGCTGGCGTCATGA
- a CDS encoding dipeptide ABC transporter ATP-binding protein, translating to MRRTTPAGGPFPGSAVRFGRARERGFMTLLELRELTVGVIADETERELVRELSFDLDQGRTLCVVGESGSGKTVTALSIIRLLEFVAPVFTRGEITVDGVDLTRLSADEMRSYRGPRIGMIFQEALDSLNPSQRVGKQLIEAYRKPGSLPRQAARKGTPLHREAEAKARGLLKEVGLTDTDRVLSLYPHQMSGGMQQRVMIALALMADPSLLIADEPTTALDVTTQAEILTLFDRVRRDHGTACVFITHDMGVAAQVADRIAVMYRGELVELGSKEDILHKPKHPYTKALLDCVPKLGVSRRDGFPTISEALLEAAMNGDSAIATETRTLNRAKAENAGEGTALVIDSVSKVYGRRGRFSLNREPEVHAVKDVSLEIAPGEFFGLVGESGSGKTTLGRLVSALEPPTSGTIAFGEHRCTPTGLDGDERAFRRRAQLIFQDPQSSLDPRHTAARIIAEPLRELTGLRGAELDRRVTELIDEVGLPSDTAKKLPSQLSGGQRQRVSIARAIAAEPDLIVADEPTSALDVSVQGQVMNLLLELRRTRALSFLFITHNLSLVLSVADRVGVMYRGELIEIGDPDEIRLHARHDYTRRLLAANPELPAHPHTGVRNP from the coding sequence ATGCGTAGAACTACCCCCGCCGGAGGCCCGTTCCCCGGCAGTGCGGTCCGCTTCGGGCGGGCACGGGAAAGGGGATTCATGACCCTGCTCGAATTACGAGAACTGACCGTCGGCGTGATCGCCGACGAAACCGAACGCGAACTGGTCCGCGAACTTTCGTTCGACCTCGACCAAGGCCGGACACTCTGCGTGGTCGGCGAATCCGGCAGCGGTAAAACGGTGACGGCCTTGTCGATCATCCGGTTGCTGGAATTCGTCGCGCCGGTGTTCACCCGCGGTGAGATCACCGTCGACGGCGTGGACCTGACGCGGCTTTCCGCCGACGAGATGCGCTCCTATCGCGGCCCGCGGATCGGGATGATCTTTCAGGAGGCGCTGGATTCACTCAACCCGAGTCAACGGGTCGGCAAGCAGCTGATCGAGGCGTACCGGAAGCCCGGTTCCCTGCCCCGGCAGGCCGCGCGCAAGGGCACGCCGTTGCACCGCGAAGCCGAAGCGAAGGCACGCGGGCTGCTGAAGGAAGTCGGGCTCACCGACACAGACCGCGTGCTTTCCCTGTACCCGCACCAGATGTCGGGCGGGATGCAGCAGCGCGTGATGATCGCGCTGGCCCTGATGGCCGACCCGAGCCTGCTGATCGCGGACGAGCCGACCACGGCCCTGGACGTGACCACGCAGGCGGAGATCCTCACCCTGTTCGACCGCGTCCGCCGCGACCACGGCACCGCGTGCGTCTTCATCACGCACGACATGGGCGTGGCCGCGCAGGTGGCGGACCGGATCGCGGTGATGTACCGCGGCGAACTGGTCGAACTCGGCTCCAAAGAGGACATTCTGCACAAGCCGAAGCACCCCTACACCAAGGCGTTGCTCGACTGCGTCCCGAAACTCGGGGTGAGCAGGCGCGACGGGTTCCCCACCATCTCCGAGGCACTGCTCGAAGCCGCGATGAACGGCGACTCGGCGATCGCGACCGAGACGAGGACCCTCAACCGCGCCAAAGCGGAGAACGCGGGCGAAGGCACCGCGCTCGTCATCGACTCGGTGTCCAAAGTGTACGGACGCCGCGGCCGGTTCTCACTGAACCGCGAACCCGAGGTGCACGCGGTCAAGGACGTCTCGCTGGAGATCGCACCCGGCGAGTTCTTCGGCCTGGTCGGGGAATCCGGTTCGGGCAAGACCACCCTCGGCCGCCTGGTGAGCGCGCTGGAGCCGCCCACCTCGGGCACCATCGCCTTCGGGGAGCACCGCTGCACGCCGACCGGGCTCGACGGCGACGAACGCGCGTTCCGCCGCCGCGCGCAGCTCATCTTCCAGGACCCGCAGAGTTCGCTCGATCCCCGGCACACCGCCGCCCGGATCATCGCCGAACCGCTGCGGGAGCTCACCGGCCTGCGCGGTGCCGAACTGGACCGCCGGGTCACCGAACTGATCGACGAGGTCGGTCTCCCCTCGGACACCGCGAAGAAGCTGCCCTCGCAGCTGTCCGGCGGGCAACGGCAGCGGGTGTCGATCGCCCGCGCGATCGCCGCGGAACCCGACCTCATCGTCGCCGACGAGCCCACCTCGGCGCTCGACGTCTCGGTGCAGGGCCAGGTGATGAACCTGCTGCTCGAATTGCGGCGCACCCGCGCGCTCAGTTTCCTGTTCATCACGCACAACCTCAGCCTGGTGCTCTCGGTCGCCGACCGCGTCGGCGTGATGTACCGGGGCGAACTGATCGAAATCGGCGACCCGGACGAGATCCGGCTCCACGCCCGGCACGACTACACCCGCCGCCTGCTCGCGGCGAACCCCGAACTGCCCGCCCACCCTCACACTGGAGTGCGGAACCCATGA